One Candidatus Woesearchaeota archaeon DNA window includes the following coding sequences:
- a CDS encoding Lrp/AsnC family transcriptional regulator codes for MKQTDIIITSHLRKNARKSLTEITKETGIPTSTIHNKIKNMEKYIIKKFTVLLDYEQTGHHNWNITMIKIKEEQRQEFEEYTKNHPNINTMLEITNEYNYQLETVFKNLKEYADFIRELQNKFDIEKKQEHIVLKEHKQETFEIPEK; via the coding sequence ATGAAACAGACAGATATAATAATAACATCACACCTAAGAAAGAATGCAAGAAAATCACTCACAGAAATCACAAAGGAAACAGGAATACCAACAAGTACAATACACAACAAAATAAAAAATATGGAAAAATACATCATCAAAAAATTCACAGTCCTCCTTGACTACGAGCAAACAGGACACCACAACTGGAACATTACAATGATCAAAATCAAAGAAGAACAAAGACAAGAATTCGAAGAATACACAAAAAATCATCCAAACATCAACACAATGCTCGAAATAACAAACGAATACAACTACCAACTTGAAACCGTGTTCAAGAATTTGAAAGAATACGCAGATTTCATCAGAGAACTACAAAACAAATTCGACATAGAAAAAAAACAAGAACACATAGTGCTCAAAGAACACAAACAAGAAACATTCGAAATACCAGAAAAATAA
- a CDS encoding Lrp/AsnC family transcriptional regulator, with protein MIKDRDMQMLGFFRNNARMPLTDMSKKTKIPVSTLFDRLKEYEKRKLIMKHTSLLDYKMLGYDIKIQILITANKTQKESLRKFLEKHPQVNTLFRVNNGFDFMIEAIFQDISNFDEFTKQLEQYEIQDKKEFFIMEEMKREEFMTYKENIGIQR; from the coding sequence ATGATAAAAGATCGAGACATGCAAATGCTTGGCTTTTTTAGAAACAATGCAAGAATGCCCTTAACAGACATGAGCAAAAAAACAAAAATACCAGTATCAACATTATTTGACAGATTAAAAGAATACGAAAAAAGAAAACTCATAATGAAACACACCTCCCTTCTTGACTACAAAATGTTAGGATATGATATAAAAATACAAATACTCATAACAGCAAACAAAACACAAAAAGAAAGCCTTCGAAAATTCCTGGAAAAACACCCCCAAGTAAATACTCTATTTAGAGTAAACAATGGCTTTGACTTCATGATCGAAGCCATATTTCAGGACATTTCTAATTTCGATGAATTCACAAAGCAACTCGAACAATATGAAATACAAGACAAGAAAGAATTTTTCATAATGGAAGAAATGAAAAGAGAAGAATTCATGACATACAAAGAAAATATAGGCATCCAGAGGTAA
- a CDS encoding Lrp/AsnC family transcriptional regulator, with protein MVEKFSKFKGQINTKYAENKLDLINRKILYLLSHNARYGCNSIAKSLKISREVVAYRIKRMEEENFLEGFFSLIDVSKMGYQMHMLYLKLYNTSKYDEILRELDNNSHVTRLKELAGSYDLQLIVSSKNIHKTDEIIDDILGKFGDKIKDYIVLRIVEENYMGLDLLLTEEERKLVKIKESKGSSFQKEFEEREADNKTIEIDKKDNQILNIIHLDARASIKEISEKINLAPISVENRLKKLIKQGVIKSMYPLFNIGQLGYQWYKVLFQVKNINKIQFLEYLKQHDNVLWYMKLIGKWNYQFSVFAKGNAEFHKILDDIRNTFSDNIISYDSIIVLNQQKFVHLLS; from the coding sequence ATGGTTGAAAAATTTTCAAAATTTAAAGGCCAAATTAACACAAAGTATGCTGAAAACAAATTAGATTTAATTAACAGGAAAATTCTTTATTTGTTATCTCATAACGCTAGATATGGTTGTAATTCTATTGCAAAATCTCTAAAAATAAGTAGAGAAGTAGTTGCGTATAGAATAAAAAGGATGGAAGAAGAAAATTTTCTAGAAGGGTTTTTTTCATTAATTGATGTATCTAAAATGGGTTACCAAATGCATATGCTCTACTTAAAATTATACAATACAAGCAAATATGATGAAATATTGCGTGAACTTGACAATAATTCTCATGTTACAAGGCTAAAAGAATTAGCAGGGTCCTATGATCTCCAATTAATAGTAAGTTCAAAAAATATTCATAAAACTGATGAAATAATTGATGATATTTTAGGAAAGTTTGGAGATAAGATAAAAGACTATATTGTACTAAGAATAGTTGAAGAAAATTATATGGGGCTAGACTTATTATTAACAGAAGAAGAGAGAAAATTGGTGAAGATAAAAGAATCTAAAGGAAGCTCTTTTCAAAAGGAATTTGAGGAAAGAGAAGCAGATAATAAAACAATTGAAATAGATAAAAAAGACAATCAAATATTAAATATTATTCATCTTGATGCACGAGCTTCAATTAAAGAGATATCGGAAAAAATTAACTTGGCGCCTATATCTGTCGAAAATAGACTAAAAAAACTCATAAAACAAGGAGTTATAAAATCTATGTATCCTTTATTTAATATTGGACAATTAGGTTACCAATGGTATAAGGTTCTTTTTCAAGTAAAAAATATTAATAAGATACAATTTTTGGAATATTTGAAACAGCATGACAATGTTCTATGGTATATGAAATTAATAGGAAAGTGGAATTATCAATTTTCAGTATTTGCGAAAGGAAACGCGGAATTTCATAAGATACTTGATGATATAAGGAACACATTTTCTGATAATATAATAAGCTATGATTCGATAATAGTGTTGAACCAGCAAAAATTTGTTCATTTACTAAGTTGA